The DNA sequence CCAGATCTCGCCATACGCGCACAGACTACTCGCGCTGAGAAATTACCTCGTTCATGGTCTTAcgcgaaaaagaaaattcaaaggaaaaaaaaaggaagaaaaatggaaGCAGGTTTGAGGGGGCGTTGAATACGGACGCACTTCCTCCGGCACCGTTCGACGAAGCGTTTTGAACCACCGTTTACCGGCGAGAAATAGGGGAGTAGACGATTGAGGGTCCGATCGGAGATTATTCTTTGGAGACGACTCGTCGTTTGAGTTTGGATCGGGCCGAAGATGAGTGGATGGAATCGGTCCTCGAGAGGAGCGAGGCTGGGTGGTCGCAATTCGAGTTCGCAGCCCGAGTGGACGTCGACGACTCGGACGGTTCGGCTCGGGAGAGTCCAGCCACAGGCGCCGGGTCACCGCACTATTTTCTGCAACGATCGCGAGGCTAACATTCCAGTCAGATTCCCGGTAGGTGACTCGATTTTTCTACCTATTGTCCTCGTATTCTCCGTTTactgtattttctttttgggttCCGAGAAAATTAGGGAGAGAATATAATCGAAATTGAAATGTTGGATTGTTGATTTTCCTCAGTTAACGTCCAGGGAAATTGGACCTTCACTGCTTtcgttataatttttttttctgttgaatTAGTTGCGGTTAATTATTGTTGGTTTTTGGTGGATAGTGTGGTATTGAAGAGATTAGGGTTTCTgtaacggaaaaaaaaaaaattcaatgctAAAAATGCTGTTTATGCTAAATGAAGCTTCCCCATGGTTCTAAGGAATGATCAATGTTCATGCAAAGCGCAATGCAGTTGTGGAAGTAAATTTAAGCTGCtttaagtgtttgtgtttttctaatttatttaattattttttggattttgcTACCAACAAAAAGGAATAGAGATAGGCAAGAAAGATTATCCGCCTGTATAGAAGTATCAATGTGGGTAGTTTTCCGCTCATTGTCGTTGATTGAGGCTTCACTAGTGTTCTTTTAGAGTGTTAGGCTGTTAGCTGCCCACTTTTTATCTGGATCACAGAACAGTAGATTAGGATTTGGCCTAACAGAATCTAGAATAATTTTCTAGCACAGTGGATATTTTCAGGATTTTGTTTTAGCTCCACCTTGTACCATCAACAGGTTGTTTGACTATAAACCTATAGGATATATAATCTATGTTCTGTTATCCACTACTTTAAATCTTACACCGTTTTGTTTGTATACGGTTTTAACTATTATGCGTTCAATTGTTCCAGGGGAATTCTATATCAACTACAAAGTACAACTTCTTTACTTTTTTGCCAAAAGGACTCTTTGAACAGGTAATTCACGGGCCTTTGAACTACGTAGATGAATATGGTTATATTAGAATGTAAAGTTATAATATGATTCGGTGCGGCAATTTCTGACCCAACCAAATAAGAAGTTAGAACCAGAGCTTGTGTACTAAATCTTATTATGGTTGTTTTGGAGCATTGACAACTAGACTGGATGGATAAGAAAAGTTTATAGGAGATGCATTCCCTTGGTGGATAAAGTTGGAAATCTTAAAATTAAGGGCAATTTCAATGAATAAAACAAATTGACTAGAGTTGCCAACAcctatgattttatttttttatggtcCTGAGAAATTCTTTGTTTACACTGACAGTTCAGGCGGGTAGCTAACCTGTACTTTCTTACAATCTCAATTCTATCAACAACGCCAATCAGGTATTTTAACTTTATTTGGTTTGTTACTTATCTTGTAATGTTATATTACAAAGTCTTAACATGAAAACCTGTATATGTGTTGGGTAGAACCTTTATGAAGGGGAAAATGCACCTGAGTATAAGAGATGccagttttatttgtttatgtttttgcattcAGTTATGCACATTATTAAGTGGAAGTTTGTTTTTAGTTTCCGAACATAAAAGAGAGATGTTTGCACCCTATTTTCTTCAGTTTGGgttcttttatttgttattaGCACACTTACGTGCACTTTGGAAATATTGCTTACAAATTTGCTTTGGCATCACTGAATCTGAAGGGTACTGACTACAACTGATTCACTGTAATAATTTATAATAGTTGTTAAATTCTAAGCATAACGTTTCCAAGTATGTGTAATATTGCAGTCCTGTGCATCCTGTAACCAATGTGGTCCCTCTGAGTTTGGTGCTTTTTGTTTCTCTTGTTAAGGAAGCATTTGAGGATTGGGTGAGTACCAGTCTGCTTATTATATCCTGCAGCCTtgatttttaccttttttgtttttctgtatTTCCAAtatcaactctctctctctctctctctctgtgataGCTGTGGTTTGAAGTTTTATCTATCATTTTTATGCAGTTAAGTATGAAACTGAGGACGAATGTTTAACTATGtatctttttattttgaatttatgtTAAACAGAAGCGCTTCCAGAATGATATGACCATAAATAATGCTTCTGTTGATGTCTTGCAAGATCAAAAATGGGAAAGTATTCCCTGGAAAAAGTTGCAGGTTGGAGATATTGTCAGGGTGAGTGTACTTCTTACTTAAGTTTCCTTTTGGAAATGCATTTGATGTGCCATAATATGATATATGCACTTCTATAAGGTTATTGTGTTATCCTGTAACATGGATATCAGTTGTAACTTCTGTGGATGATGATAGTTGTTGCATGTTGTAAAACCTTACCCACCCAACCCTGGGGCAGAAAAAAAGATTCCCATTTATTATATAAGCATTTGAGCACCATCTCATTTTCACCTTATGGTGCATCTATTCATTTTCTGCTGATTGTTTTTCTCCAGTTTATCGtattattcatttacccttccaTTCCCATCATTGTTTATTGCACATTAGAACTTTGTAGGCTTGTGAATTATCGTATCCGAGCATCCTTTATTAAAAACTCTGTATTGGGAGGTTTTGCTCtgtcatattatattttgatatttttctaTGGATAAACAAGTCTCCATAATGATTGGCACTATTGACAACCCAATTATGTGGgaattgatttttctttgtGGGAACAAGGTTGGCGGGGGACAGAAACTACTCAGTGCTGCAGTTCAGCTGATGCGTGGTCTAGTTGGCATGTTGATTATGTGTGCATACATGACCATGCGATAGTTGAATTGGCACTATAGCAGAATAGAGATTGTTGCTATCAGAGAGGTTTTGTCCTGTTGATGATGTGTGCAAAGTGCAAACATGACCATGTGATAGTTGAATTGGTTGGAAGTGCTCTTTAATTGTAACTGTTCAATGTGATGATGTTTTTAAATAAACTTGGTCTTGTGATGGCTGAGAAGGTTGGAAATTCCCATTAGTTGTAACTTTTCATCTCTCCCACTCTTGCTCTTTCCTTGCTGTCCAAAGTTTTAGAAACATGGAATTGAGTAACGCTTTATATGgttatgatgatttttttttttctttcttgcaaGCAGAAGATATTTGATGCATATTGTCCTGGATGTTTGCtgtttttcatttaaaattttgaattgttcTGTTTATATATTTGCATGTTGTTTCCATTCAAAAAGGAATTTTATTTGGCACTACCTAGAACCTGATGTTTTTGTATTGGTTTCAGATCAAGCAGAATGGATATTTCCCTGCAGATCTGCTTTTTCTTGCTGGTACAAACCCGGATGGTGTCTGCTACATTGAGGTCTTTGATTCTTTcatctcttttaatttttaaatattcagTCGTGCCATGTTTAACATGGATGGACTCAccctttttcaaaataaataataagtgaaatttgtttttgttattttatttatttatttatttttttttgtaacagaCTGCAAATTTGGACGGGGAAACTAATTTGAAGATCCGAAAAGCATTAGAAAAGACTTGGGATTACTCGTCTCCTGAGAAAGCATCTGAATTCAAAGGTTTAGTATTTCCTGTTAACCTGCCATTCAGCATGTCTTTATAATTGTACATTCATATACTTGAGTGTTCTTCAAACAATGATTTAAGTAATCTTGTTAAATGCGATGGGTGTGAAATTTGATTGCTAAATTGACAAGTCATTTGTTGCAGTTGTGATGATTCTGATGAATGCCTTACTGATGAACTTTAATGCCTAATTGCAGGAGAAGTGCAGTGTGAACAACCTAATAATTCATTGTACACCTTCACTGGAAATCTCATTATTGACAAGCAGACGTTACCTCTATCTCCAAACCAACTTTTGCTGCGAGTAtgatattgtttttgtttctcagTATTGGAATTTATTTTAGAACGTGATTTTAATAGCTTCTCATGGATTTGCACTCATTTTTGCTGTACAGTTACTTGTAGCTGATAAAAATGGTCTACATTTAACAATCTTGCATATCAATTTTCTGTGGAACTAGTTGGTgtgcatgaatttttttttgtcaattactAATTATAGAGTTGTGAACCATGTTAATCTTTGTATTATTGATCCCTAATGGTCTTgtattgtttgtttgatttgatttcgGCTCTCCTATATACCTGTGAAATTGACCTGGAAAACTCATTGGAATTGCGACTTTGCTATATTTTTACAGGGTTGCAGTCTCAGGAATACTGAATACATTGTTGCGACTGTTATATTTACAGGTCATGAAACCAAGGTATGTTATCAAGAAGTGGAGTAAATTAAATGCCTCTACTTTTAACTCCCACCCTTTATGTTTACATATGTAGAGTGTAGTAAACGTGAATTCTTGGATCAGTTTCCTTCTGTCTGTCAGTGTTCTTACTTCAGTAGATGTTTGTGACTCGGATTCCCTGTCAGAAAAAAGTACTGTGCTATCGTCTTACACATGCTTTTTTTACATGTCCCATTCCTCTTAGTTGTTTCTCTTTGATTCCGAAGGGTATCAAGTCCTTAATTTTAtaatatgtttcatgtgtgttATAAGAAGCTACTTGCATTTCCATCTTATCCTATTGGTACCCACCCTTttccctccccctcctccttcatTTTGTATATTCTGTCCATACTTATGAATTATTAGTAATCTTCTATTTTGGTTAAATTGCAGGTTATGATGAATGCCATGAATGTTCCTTCGAAAAGAAGTACACTGGAGAGGAAACTTGACAAACTGATACTCGCActttttgcttttctctttaTGTTGTGTTTGATTGGAGCTATTGGCAGGTTTGAGAATATGCTTTCCTGTAATTTGATTGTGTATTTTCCTTTGAAATTTATATTGCCACTCAAATTCTTtacatgattttttttccacatcatgatgatgtttttggTTTATGAAATTCTATAGTGGTGTATTCATCAACGACAAGTACTACTACTTAGGTCTCCGGGGGAAAAAGAATGCCGGCTCGTCATACAGCTCATTTGACCCTAATAACCGTTTTCTGGTAACATTCTAGCTTCAGCAGAATAATTGTTGTAGAGTGGATTTCTTTGAGTAATTCATGTTGTACTATACCTTTTTGCTTATATTGTTTATCGGTCTTATAGGTTATCCTTCTGACGATGTTTACCCTCATTACTTTGTACTCAACAATAATCCCTATTTCTCTTTATGTTTCCATTGAGGCAAGTTTCTTCGCTAGATGATGCATCTGCCTACAACTTAAATGTATAATGCTATTTTTGATGGGTAGAAAATTCTACTAAAATATTTTATGGATTGCAGATGATCAAATTTATCCAGTCTACCCAATATATCAATAATGACTTGCGTATGTACCATGTCGAAAGCAATACCCCTGCTTTGGCTAGGACTTCAAATTTGAATGAGGAACTTGGACAGGTAAGTTAAATCCCAACTGGCATTCTAATAGCACAAGgtttttttctctctaatttATTCTGGGGAAAACAATTATTTGTTActatttttgtttactttgtaaTGTTATTACTATTTATCACAGTTAGTAACATGAAAAATATCACAGTTAGTAACGTGAAAAATACTTACTGCATTAGTCGGCAACTTTTAAAATAATACTGTAAAAAATTCGGTTGATACTTTTAactaatatttatttaaaaattttatacatttttatCGGGGAGCCTTGTTGGTTTGGGTCTTCCTTTATTTATTCAATATGTTAAAATACGGGTAGAATGCTTgaattttatatgtatattaacAAATAATGTGTGAAAATAATGTGTTTTAAACATGAAAAGTACGTGTATTGTATGCTGGAGTTTAAAAAAACGTACAATTTAATGAATCATTAATACGTGTACAGAAAacggaagttttttttttaaacaggTGGTGTACAAGACTCGAATTTTCTAACTATGCTATTTATTACTTTCTCTGCGCAATTAGAAAAATTTGCACTGTTTTATTATAACTGAGGAATGTTTTTATTGAAATCTTTTATCAATTTGCTTTTATAATGCTTTTATTAATTGTGACAGTCTATCCTTTGGTCAGGTGGAATACATCTTTTCTGATAAAACTGGAACTCTAACAAGAAACTTGATGGAGTTCTTTAAGTGTTCAATTGGAGGGGAGGTCTATGGAACTGGTATCACTGAAATTGAAAGGGGAATAGCAGAGCGGAATGGTATAAAACTTGATGAggtatttctctctctctctctctctgtatacacatatatatatacattatatatgtatgatataattattttatatatgagaTAGAAAATTTCCCTCTTAATGAAGTTATGATTTCACTGTTCCTTAAAGGGGTACAATTCAGGCAATGCAGCCCATGAGAAGGGATTTAACTTTGATGATCCTAAGCTTATGCGAGGAGGTTGGAGGAATGAGCCTAATCCTGATCTTTGTAAGgtagatttttttatttgttagaaGTATATTGAAATATTTTCATCATCGTTACTGAGGTGTGGAGCTACATGCAGCATGCTAAATGTGGgaagttctttttcttcttttgttttaggGGATTATTATGATGGCTGTTTGCACTCTGTTGTAGTTTTTCTCTTTGCATCTTGTTTTACGGGTCTGTAGGGTTTATTGGAGTTTATTTTCTTAGAGGGAATTCCACACAGGATTGTTCTTGCAACGGCTGAATTAGTTTCTCTGATTGTCTAACGTACCAGGAAGGCATATTATAATActtatattgatagattttgttCTATTGGTAGGAATTCTTCAGATGCCTTGCTATATGTCACACGGTGCTTcctgagggtgatgagtccccGGAAAAAATCATATATCAAGCTGCATCCCCTGATGAGTCTGCTTTGGTAATTGCTGCAAAGAACTTCGGCTTCTTCTTTTACAGGTATACACTTCTCAGTTCTGTCCTATTGACTGGGATTGCTATTGTCATACTTATCTATATTTCAACTTTTAAGCCACATAGTGACAGATGTGTGAAGGGAGGTTCAGTTTCACATCCTATAACACCaacctttttttatttgatcCATGAATTTGTTTCCATCCTATCTATATTTCAAATGTTTGAATGGTGTCTATTTATTTGTGCTAATAAAATGTTGCTCTCCATTCTTTTTCTGGTTCTGCTAGAAGTGCTTTGAGAGAGCTGTTATCAGTTAGTCTAGCTTAATTTAAAGTTGATATCTTCCTTTTTCTCAGACGTACACCGACAACAATTTATGTGCGTGAATCTCACACTGAGAAACTCGgtaaagtccaagatgtgtctTACGAGATTCTCAATGTACTTGAATTTAATAGGTGGGTTATGTCCTTGAACACATTTgttcacttttattttttgggcAACGTACTTGTATAATTTCATGGTTGATTAACTTAACATTTATTGCAATTTCTATTGATTAACTAGTACGAGGAAGCGTCAGTCTGTTGTATGCCGTTACACGGATGGCAGGCTTGTTTTGTACTGCAAGGTAATACCGTATTGAGGCTTTTATATTTGATGAAAACTGCTGAGCAGTTGGCAAATAAATTAACATTATGTCAGGAACCTGTTATTGACAGGGTGCTGATAATGTAATCTACGAGAGATTGGCAGATGGACAAGGTGATTTGAAAAAAGTATCTAGGGAACACTTGGAATTTTTTGGATCTGCTGGATTACGTACTCTTTGCCTGGCCTATAGAGATTTAAGTCCTGATACATATGAAAGCTGGAATGAGAAATTTATTCAGGCTAAATCCTCTCTAAGGGATCGTGAAAAGAAGTTGGATGAGGTATGTTCTGTTGAATCTGGTTTTGTTAGTATAGAGGTGTCACTTTCGAGATTTGGTATGAACTGTTATAACTTCATTAcctttatttctttgagtcgtTTTCTGTTTTATTCTTCTATGCAGCCATTTCGATTTTGTTTTAACAACCAACACCCCTcccccctcttctctctctcattatTTATTGATGTTGATATCAATCattgaaaataattttgaaatCAATGAAGGTGGCAGAACTCATAGAGAAAGATCTCATTTTGATTGGATGCACTGCCATTGAAGACAAGCTTCAAGAAGGAGTTCCAAATTGCATAGAGACTCTATCAAGAGCTGGTATTAAGATTTGGGTGCTAACGGGGGACAAGATGGAAACTGCAATAAATATAGCTTATGGTGAGTTGGTATCTTGTGAGAGCTGGGGCTTCTTTATTCCCTTCACCTTTGTTCACTCACCATCACTCTttcggtctctctctctctctctctctctgatatcattatctttttttctttttttttttccttaaatttgcTGCAGCATGCAATTTGATCAACAATGAAATGAAACAGTTCATTATCAGTTCAGAAACTGATTTGATTAGGGAAGTTGAGGACAGGGTAAGCAAAAAGTTATTAGCTCACATATAGCCTTTACATACATTAGAAATCACCATCAACCACGATATTTTCCACTTACATATACTTTCTGATTATGGTGTTAGGGAGACCAAGTGGAAATTGCACGTGTCATTAGAGAAGAAGTAAAAAAACAACTGAAAAGGTGCCTTGAGGAAGCGCAGCACTATCTTTACAGTGTGTCTCACCCAAAACTAGCGCTTGTAATAGATGGGAAGTGCTTGATGTATGCCTTAGACCCCATTCTACGAGTGACGCTGCTGAACTTGAGCTTGAATTGTAACTCAGTTGTTTGCTGTCGAGTTTCCCCTTTACAGAAAGCACAGGTGAGTTTTCCAATGGAATTTTGACTCTTAAGATTATGTGTTTGAGTAGTAAGCCTATGATGCAAATGGGATTGAATTATATAGGACCTTTATGAATTTCCATTTTATGAATCATGTGTGACAAAACATAAGTGTTTCTTATGTAAAATTTTCTGTTTAACATGGTTTAATTAAGGATGTAACGCTAAAATATCTGCACTAGAG is a window from the Malus domestica chromosome 16, GDT2T_hap1 genome containing:
- the LOC103431918 gene encoding phospholipid-transporting ATPase 3-like, coding for MSGWNRSSRGARLGGRNSSSQPEWTSTTRTVRLGRVQPQAPGHRTIFCNDREANIPVRFPGNSISTTKYNFFTFLPKGLFEQFRRVANLYFLTISILSTTPISPVHPVTNVVPLSLVLFVSLVKEAFEDWKRFQNDMTINNASVDVLQDQKWESIPWKKLQVGDIVRIKQNGYFPADLLFLAGTNPDGVCYIETANLDGETNLKIRKALEKTWDYSSPEKASEFKGEVQCEQPNNSLYTFTGNLIIDKQTLPLSPNQLLLRGCSLRNTEYIVATVIFTGHETKVMMNAMNVPSKRSTLERKLDKLILALFAFLFMLCLIGAIGSGVFINDKYYYLGLRGKKNAGSSYSSFDPNNRFLVILLTMFTLITLYSTIIPISLYVSIEMIKFIQSTQYINNDLRMYHVESNTPALARTSNLNEELGQVEYIFSDKTGTLTRNLMEFFKCSIGGEVYGTGITEIERGIAERNGIKLDEGYNSGNAAHEKGFNFDDPKLMRGGWRNEPNPDLCKEFFRCLAICHTVLPEGDESPEKIIYQAASPDESALVIAAKNFGFFFYRRTPTTIYVRESHTEKLGKVQDVSYEILNVLEFNSTRKRQSVVCRYTDGRLVLYCKGADNVIYERLADGQGDLKKVSREHLEFFGSAGLRTLCLAYRDLSPDTYESWNEKFIQAKSSLRDREKKLDEVAELIEKDLILIGCTAIEDKLQEGVPNCIETLSRAGIKIWVLTGDKMETAINIAYACNLINNEMKQFIISSETDLIREVEDRGDQVEIARVIREEVKKQLKRCLEEAQHYLYSVSHPKLALVIDGKCLMYALDPILRVTLLNLSLNCNSVVCCRVSPLQKAQVTSMVKKGAKKITLSIGDGANDVSMIQAAHVGVGISGQEGMQAVMASDFAIAQFRFLTDLLLVHGRWSYIRLCKVITYFFYKNLTFTLTQFWFTFQTGFSGQRFYDDWFQSLYNVIFTALPVIIVGLFDKDVSAALSKKYPELYKEGIRNAFFKWRVVAVWGFFSVYQSLIFYYFVTSSSDRAQNSSGKMFGLWDVSTMAFTCVVVTVNFRLIMMCNSITRWHYISVGGSIAAWFIFIFIYCIIDQKKNLYYVIYVLMSTFYFYFTLLLVPVFALFGDFVYQGIQRWFFPFDYQIIQEVHRHEPEGRSREDLLEIGNQLTPAEARSFAVAQLPREGSKHTGFAFDSPGYESFFASQLGVHAPQKAWDVARRASMKRTPKKK